The Corallococcus caeni genome includes a region encoding these proteins:
- a CDS encoding glycosyltransferase family 4 protein: MPDRFSVVVLSAKTPDHSHIEKYQGARLLRVPVGSGDLASRIQSFERAVRRQLESEDYALAHFTDPFGGYALCELKADYGYRLIYEAQTFPSQELRYTHPQTDGDRRFLSKIRRQELFCLMNADLVVTGSQTTRAYIQGLGAAEDQLRTIRAPVDLKPYDPEVLGAPDGAPLRMMYLGSHVGWQGLPTLLRATALASQQVDVRLTLVGAHHPDWKPHLEDLVNDLGIKEKVDFQPPVTHDDLVKVLALADVGVLPLDDSERNRLQGGPLAKVSEYLAAGRPVIAADLPVTRELIPKDAAVFFPPGDARALSERILDLARDVPRRVALGRAGRAFAEKVLDAGLIRGQLLDLYDSLLEKRGHVPVEAASEPPDVTMTGTPTNRLANLGMPEASKPAPAPKPPAQAASDEAAAPPAKEGAEDPPVVMGMALDDGMDTRLVKTEPDMRPDEVPMVLGLPIRESTAPAGEQGAPPPEPASKAADDTARTALPSAPEQKQEPEPLGGRGAEPTPPTEMVTSPSAKPLAIAMAMKEASGDDAGASDPRASAPSEDASSGATAVVRRPVAEDEGASQQAPTPIVRRPASEDEERAPTPVVRRPLPPEDEPPAATPIVRRPASLTEDEERAPTPVVRRAGVTREEEAPAPTPIVRRSSVLTEDVPEPPAPTPIVPMRSVLSGSRSTGAGRTQRQQESAPTEPPRLFPTSPMADADKPPIRGGLAADPGRPASSRPPVLAESDKPPIRGGSLSDAEKPPIRGGSLSDADRPPQLPPRAAAPPPVPRQGPPRLSPTPPVLKPSSAASPDDEPEEIAADEAQSLDDDAGHTPARAGAALDEPEEIDNDEVHDADSLDVEAADAEEAVDEGPPPAPPGSVLNPWFAQLAHGYCPPEGARFARHTPPTNFPGRDPDADVPPGSVPPVGQGAVRGKNS, translated from the coding sequence TTGCCTGATCGCTTCTCCGTGGTGGTGCTGTCGGCGAAGACGCCCGACCACTCCCATATCGAGAAGTACCAGGGCGCCCGGCTGCTCCGCGTCCCGGTAGGCTCCGGGGACCTCGCCTCGCGCATCCAGTCCTTTGAACGGGCCGTGCGTCGGCAGCTGGAGAGCGAGGACTACGCCCTCGCCCACTTCACGGACCCCTTCGGCGGCTACGCGCTCTGCGAGCTGAAGGCGGACTACGGCTACCGCCTCATCTACGAGGCGCAGACGTTCCCCTCGCAGGAGCTGCGCTACACCCATCCTCAGACGGACGGGGACCGCCGCTTCCTGTCGAAGATCCGCCGCCAGGAGCTGTTCTGCCTGATGAACGCGGACCTCGTCGTCACCGGCTCCCAGACGACGCGCGCGTACATCCAGGGGCTGGGCGCGGCGGAGGACCAGCTGCGCACCATCCGCGCGCCGGTGGACCTGAAGCCGTACGACCCGGAGGTGCTCGGCGCCCCGGACGGCGCTCCCCTCCGGATGATGTACCTGGGCAGCCACGTGGGCTGGCAGGGCCTGCCCACCCTGCTGCGCGCCACCGCGCTCGCGTCCCAGCAGGTGGACGTGCGCCTGACGCTGGTGGGCGCGCACCACCCGGACTGGAAGCCCCACCTGGAGGACCTGGTCAACGACCTGGGTATCAAGGAGAAGGTCGACTTCCAGCCGCCCGTCACGCACGACGACCTGGTGAAGGTGCTGGCGCTGGCGGACGTGGGCGTGCTGCCGCTGGACGACTCGGAGCGCAACCGGCTCCAGGGTGGACCGCTGGCCAAGGTCTCCGAGTACCTGGCCGCCGGCCGGCCGGTCATCGCCGCGGACCTGCCCGTCACCCGCGAGCTGATTCCGAAGGACGCGGCCGTCTTCTTCCCCCCGGGCGACGCCCGCGCCCTCTCCGAGCGCATCCTGGACCTGGCGCGCGACGTGCCCCGCCGCGTGGCGCTGGGCCGGGCCGGGCGTGCGTTCGCGGAGAAGGTGCTGGACGCGGGCCTCATCCGGGGCCAGCTGCTGGACCTCTACGACTCGCTCCTGGAGAAGCGGGGCCACGTCCCGGTGGAGGCCGCCAGCGAGCCGCCCGACGTCACGATGACGGGCACGCCCACGAACCGGCTCGCGAACCTGGGCATGCCGGAGGCGTCCAAGCCCGCGCCGGCGCCCAAGCCGCCCGCGCAGGCCGCGTCCGACGAAGCCGCCGCGCCCCCCGCGAAGGAAGGCGCGGAGGATCCGCCCGTGGTGATGGGCATGGCCCTGGACGACGGGATGGACACGCGGCTGGTCAAGACCGAGCCGGACATGCGGCCCGACGAAGTCCCCATGGTCCTGGGCCTGCCGATCCGGGAGTCCACCGCGCCCGCGGGTGAGCAAGGCGCGCCTCCGCCGGAGCCCGCGTCCAAGGCCGCAGACGACACCGCGAGGACCGCGCTCCCCTCCGCCCCGGAGCAGAAGCAGGAGCCGGAACCGCTGGGCGGCCGCGGCGCGGAGCCGACTCCGCCCACGGAGATGGTGACGAGCCCCTCCGCGAAGCCCCTGGCCATCGCCATGGCCATGAAGGAGGCCAGCGGGGACGACGCCGGGGCCTCCGACCCGCGGGCCAGCGCCCCTTCGGAGGATGCCTCCTCTGGAGCGACGGCGGTCGTGCGCCGGCCGGTGGCGGAAGACGAAGGCGCCTCCCAGCAGGCCCCCACCCCCATCGTCCGCCGGCCGGCGTCCGAGGACGAGGAGCGCGCCCCCACCCCGGTGGTCCGCCGCCCTCTGCCTCCGGAGGACGAGCCCCCCGCGGCCACGCCCATCGTGCGCCGTCCCGCCTCTCTCACGGAGGACGAGGAGCGGGCTCCCACGCCCGTCGTCCGCAGGGCCGGGGTCACTCGAGAGGAAGAGGCCCCGGCGCCCACGCCCATCGTGCGCCGCTCCTCCGTCCTGACCGAGGACGTCCCGGAGCCGCCGGCCCCCACGCCCATCGTGCCCATGCGATCCGTGCTCAGCGGCTCCCGGAGCACGGGCGCCGGCCGGACGCAGCGTCAGCAGGAATCGGCCCCGACGGAACCTCCCCGCCTCTTCCCCACCTCTCCCATGGCCGACGCGGACAAACCGCCCATCCGTGGCGGCCTCGCCGCGGATCCGGGCCGGCCCGCCTCTTCCCGTCCTCCGGTGCTCGCGGAGTCAGACAAGCCGCCCATCCGTGGGGGTTCCCTCTCTGACGCGGAGAAGCCGCCCATCCGGGGAGGCTCCCTCTCCGACGCGGACCGCCCGCCGCAGCTGCCGCCGCGCGCCGCCGCGCCGCCGCCCGTTCCGCGCCAGGGGCCGCCCCGGCTGAGCCCCACGCCGCCCGTGTTGAAGCCGTCCTCGGCAGCGTCCCCGGACGACGAGCCGGAGGAGATCGCCGCTGACGAGGCCCAGTCGCTGGACGACGACGCCGGGCACACGCCGGCCCGCGCCGGCGCGGCGCTGGACGAGCCGGAGGAGATCGACAACGACGAGGTCCACGACGCGGACTCGCTCGACGTGGAGGCCGCGGACGCGGAGGAGGCCGTGGACGAAGGGCCCCCGCCCGCGCCGCCCGGCTCCGTCCTCAACCCGTGGTTCGCGCAGCTCGCCCACGGCTACTGCCCCCCCGAGGGCGCCCGCTTCGCCCGGCACACCCCGCCCACCAACTTCCCCGGGCGGGATCCGGACGCGGACGTGCCCCCCGGGTCGGTACCCCCTGTCGGACAGGGAGCGGTTCGCGGCAAGAACTCGTGA
- a CDS encoding DUF4912 domain-containing protein: MDERKGVTVSYLRQLARKYLRDGAGASRGREFVTSLAERIPALGRLARMAGLATSRRGSGDVGGEERVLDSGRADSRPVPHPTPETVPLPPPESSAAPQARELSEEPITEPGSPRTRPARVVTFPARGKARRDPDDEDTQPLSPDAPTPRPSSAPKEHREDVPAAAKPAPASEPPHAAEPLVEGFFVTKMAGEKEARRHHLLEEQTPRLPPADASPERDEHLGMLPLDYQDDAMVLLARDPHTLFVFWDFSDASRNRALDDLPSPRAVMKVFDGEGVSREVDFALESRSFYLQGMTPGRTYRVEAHFVGSDGRSRRIGHSSNRATLPPAGPSADTSIRFLRMPPPPVVDRSRTEAVPSAVSARVPRVEEREYVTWRRVRLPGSAGMMDVPEVHRERDEAYVDAPRVPGASDQRYAEEAYLESAPRAPGASDQRYARMGEATLGEGAVLAPARAPGASDQRYLAVERAPGASDQRYVEGAAAPRYLEVPRAPGASDQRYAQKVLPGGVSEYRYLEVPRAPGASDQRYVEGAAGQGRAPGASDQRYLTVSREAGASDQQYLTVPRAAGASDQRYLSADRATGASDQQYLTVPRAAGASDQRYLSVDRATGASDQQYLTVPRAAGASDARYPEEPRAQVSATSSQGEVLEARDLPLPRPAAVATSTSMGAEASSGSPVAAGATESWRPSEPEPPRDPWALSVARGPTASEQRALDRAREAARGAVPAPVPPTPPVAAKAEPPAAPASPEAPSKASAPTPSAAPAKAAKTASEPKSPGSKSSSKSRPSRRGRK; the protein is encoded by the coding sequence ATGGATGAGCGGAAGGGCGTCACCGTGAGCTACCTGCGGCAGCTGGCCCGGAAATACCTCCGGGATGGAGCTGGCGCGTCCCGCGGGCGGGAGTTCGTCACCTCGCTGGCCGAGCGCATTCCCGCCCTGGGGCGGCTCGCGCGCATGGCCGGGCTGGCGACGTCCCGGCGCGGCTCCGGTGACGTGGGCGGCGAGGAGCGGGTGCTGGATTCCGGCCGGGCGGATTCACGTCCCGTCCCCCACCCGACGCCCGAGACCGTGCCCCTGCCTCCGCCTGAGAGCTCCGCCGCACCGCAGGCACGGGAACTTTCCGAGGAGCCCATCACGGAGCCCGGCAGCCCCAGGACGCGGCCCGCACGGGTGGTGACGTTCCCCGCCCGCGGTAAGGCGCGCCGCGACCCGGACGACGAGGACACGCAGCCCCTGTCGCCGGATGCGCCGACGCCGCGCCCGTCGAGCGCACCGAAGGAGCACAGGGAGGACGTGCCCGCCGCCGCGAAGCCCGCGCCCGCGAGCGAGCCACCGCATGCCGCCGAGCCCCTGGTGGAGGGGTTCTTCGTGACGAAGATGGCGGGAGAGAAGGAGGCGCGCCGCCACCACCTGCTGGAGGAGCAGACGCCGCGCCTGCCTCCCGCGGATGCGTCGCCCGAGAGGGACGAGCACCTGGGCATGCTGCCCCTGGACTACCAGGACGACGCGATGGTGCTGCTCGCGCGGGATCCGCACACGCTCTTCGTCTTCTGGGACTTCAGCGACGCGAGCCGCAACCGGGCGCTGGACGACCTGCCGTCGCCGCGCGCCGTGATGAAGGTGTTCGACGGCGAGGGCGTGTCGCGCGAGGTGGACTTCGCGCTGGAGTCGCGCAGCTTCTACCTGCAGGGCATGACGCCCGGGCGCACGTACCGGGTGGAGGCGCACTTCGTCGGCTCGGATGGCCGCTCGCGCCGCATCGGACATTCGTCCAATCGGGCCACGCTGCCGCCCGCGGGGCCGTCGGCGGACACGTCCATCCGGTTCCTGCGCATGCCGCCTCCTCCCGTGGTGGACCGGTCGCGCACGGAGGCGGTGCCCTCGGCGGTGTCCGCGCGCGTCCCCCGGGTGGAGGAGCGCGAGTACGTGACCTGGCGCCGGGTGCGGCTGCCGGGCAGCGCGGGCATGATGGACGTGCCGGAGGTCCACCGCGAGCGCGACGAAGCTTATGTCGATGCGCCGCGAGTCCCGGGGGCTTCGGACCAGCGCTACGCGGAGGAGGCCTACCTGGAGAGCGCGCCACGTGCGCCCGGGGCTTCGGATCAGCGGTACGCGCGCATGGGGGAGGCGACGCTCGGGGAGGGCGCGGTGCTGGCCCCGGCGCGTGCGCCTGGGGCTTCGGATCAGCGCTACCTGGCCGTGGAGCGGGCTCCGGGGGCTTCCGACCAGCGATATGTGGAGGGAGCGGCGGCTCCCCGGTATCTGGAGGTGCCGCGCGCGCCGGGCGCTTCGGATCAGCGGTACGCACAGAAGGTGCTTCCGGGCGGCGTGTCGGAGTACCGCTATCTGGAGGTGCCGCGCGCACCGGGCGCTTCGGACCAGCGGTACGTGGAGGGGGCGGCGGGGCAGGGGCGTGCACCGGGGGCTTCGGACCAGCGGTACCTGACCGTGTCCCGGGAAGCGGGCGCTTCGGACCAGCAGTACCTGACCGTTCCCAGGGCCGCGGGCGCTTCGGATCAGCGCTACCTGTCCGCGGATCGCGCGACGGGTGCGTCGGATCAGCAGTACCTGACCGTGCCCCGGGCGGCGGGCGCTTCGGATCAGCGCTACCTGTCTGTGGATCGCGCGACGGGTGCGTCGGATCAGCAGTACCTGACGGTGCCACGAGCGGCCGGGGCTTCGGACGCTCGCTATCCGGAGGAGCCACGCGCGCAGGTGTCCGCGACCTCGTCGCAGGGTGAGGTGCTGGAAGCGCGGGACCTGCCGCTGCCGCGTCCCGCCGCCGTCGCGACTTCGACTTCGATGGGTGCCGAGGCCTCGTCCGGTTCACCTGTGGCGGCGGGTGCCACGGAGTCGTGGCGGCCGTCGGAGCCCGAGCCTCCCAGGGACCCGTGGGCCTTGAGCGTGGCGCGCGGCCCGACCGCGTCCGAACAGCGTGCGCTCGACAGGGCTCGCGAGGCCGCTCGAGGGGCGGTCCCGGCTCCCGTGCCTCCGACCCCTCCTGTGGCTGCGAAGGCCGAGCCTCCCGCCGCACCGGCCAGTCCCGAGGCGCCATCGAAGGCCTCCGCGCCCACTCCTTCCGCCGCGCCCGCGAAGGCGGCCAAGACCGCGTCGGAGCCCAAGTCCCCGGGCTCCAAGTCCTCCTCCAAGTCCCGGCCTTCACGCCGTGGACGTAAGTGA
- a CDS encoding AAA family ATPase: MSPPQLTPEIRSFTSVEDAARRLEAVGYLSSPEIATAVFLADRMGKPILVEGPAGVGKTELAKALAQALDRTFLRLQCYEGLDEAKALYEWEYAKQLLYTQLLKDKIGELTQGTSTLAEAADRLASGDAVFFSERFLLPRPILQAQLSPTPALLLVDEIDKADPEFEAFLLEVLSDNAVTVPELGTIRARHIPRVILTSNNARELSDALKRRCLHLHIDFPDRERELKIVRSRLPEVPQVLAEQVVEAVAAIRALDLKKAPSISETLDWAQSLALLNAEALSSDVVAATLNLVLKYEGDIEKARANLPSIAQA, from the coding sequence GTGAGCCCCCCTCAACTGACTCCGGAGATTCGCTCGTTCACCAGCGTGGAGGACGCGGCGCGTCGCCTGGAGGCGGTGGGCTACCTGTCGTCGCCCGAGATCGCCACGGCGGTGTTCCTGGCGGACCGGATGGGCAAGCCCATCCTGGTGGAGGGCCCCGCCGGAGTGGGCAAGACGGAGCTGGCCAAGGCCCTGGCGCAGGCGCTGGACCGGACCTTCCTCCGCCTCCAGTGCTACGAGGGCCTGGACGAGGCGAAGGCCCTCTACGAGTGGGAGTACGCCAAGCAGCTGCTCTACACCCAGCTGCTCAAGGACAAGATTGGCGAGCTGACCCAGGGCACGTCCACGCTGGCCGAGGCCGCGGACCGGCTCGCGTCCGGCGACGCGGTGTTCTTCTCCGAGCGCTTCCTCCTCCCCCGCCCCATCCTCCAGGCCCAGCTGTCGCCCACGCCGGCCCTGCTCCTGGTGGACGAAATCGACAAGGCGGATCCGGAGTTCGAGGCCTTCCTGCTGGAGGTCCTCTCTGACAACGCTGTCACGGTGCCGGAGCTGGGCACCATCCGGGCCCGCCACATCCCGCGCGTCATCCTCACCAGCAACAACGCCCGCGAGCTGTCCGACGCGCTCAAGCGCCGCTGCCTGCACCTGCACATCGACTTCCCGGACCGCGAGCGTGAGCTGAAGATCGTCCGCTCGCGCCTGCCGGAGGTCCCCCAGGTGCTGGCCGAGCAGGTGGTGGAGGCCGTGGCCGCCATCCGCGCGCTCGACCTGAAGAAGGCCCCGTCCATCAGCGAGACGCTGGACTGGGCGCAGAGCCTGGCGCTGCTCAACGCCGAGGCGCTCAGCTCGGACGTCGTCGCCGCCACGCTCAACCTCGTCCTCAAATACGAGGGCGACATCGAGAAGGCCCGCGCCAACCTGCCCAGCATCGCCCAGGCCTGA
- a CDS encoding response regulator yields the protein MERRVLIVESQNDFALSMASVLKSAGYNTAMATTASDAQRELEKRRPDLVVVRAELPDQSGFALCGQIKKGKWGQNLKVLLLSSDSGVEGLNKHRETPAAADGYLVIPFEMGELASMSAGIVPPGSDETDADLDAALSGAPREAPPPMPGVRTGAPPKLPKRERRSAMTDEDKAFMDRAFSSIADRKAELLAESRQLKRPPPRRELMGTPEGKIQILRDELKTREAQLARLSEIWSVRERELLSVEDRLHEKDVELQGLKMQVDDLLRRFNDAQQSIVQKEREHGATVDDLLLQKFSSEKDLIEVVASKEKDINVLRKEVNLRDEELARRGTDLENWRNEFDKLEKHLGVVTLEFEVKEQKLQDTVRANEADILQLRERGDQFESELSRTVSERDQRYAELDGELQALQERLTQTEQERDATVRGLEARATTAEEHASRSDAEIERLNAERAALEQRLTQQVADLESDIARVTGERDQLRLDKDALEADLTQRVEERDGKIAALDRELQETIARNENSEAELNATIQQHRERIGELEGEVEAVKTHLEDRENELTGELQALQQAKDALEQDLTSQLEDLRAAKDALEADLNGQIQALTEQLDAAQRQGEQLSARVASLEDTVAQRDGTIEGLQTDVADRDARISELTGNLEATTQQLTETQGTLSSTEATLAETRGELEATSQQLSETQNTLSSTEGTLAETRGELEATSQQLSETQTTLARTEETLSTTRGELEATSQTLATTEATLAQTQETLARTEGTLADTQATLSSTEGTLAETRGELEATSQTLADTQSRLAQTEETLSTTRGELEATSQTLSDTQATLSSTEGTLAETRGELEATSQTLTETQSKLAQTEATLASTQGELEATSQTLATTEATLAQTQETLARTEGTLADTQATLSSTEGTLAETRGELEATSQTLTQTQDTLETTRGDLAKVTSHRDELDAELNETRDILQETNGLLARTTEERDARIAELQALNQAKDALEQDLTGQIGQLRADLSETQGLYDAERTAHAALAEETTARINALTGERDNLFAELNATSQQLSDTQGQLASTQDALAREEQAHAQARQAAASMQAELTRQLTEAQANGEDLAEQLIVTKHELGTRVSEVTQLSSKLAQTEDARHDLEDRLQTLTHESQRREELLQNEVDTKGKELSDTLRKLTHVTQEKMRQAEVLNREVATRTDQIKQLEGQLEAQAAEAKKQADALNQQLGNVSGELDGARKAIADRDSQLQQAAQQAKKLTSERDGLAGQLQQAQAQAQAQAQQAQAAAAEAKKQADDLSSRLAKADQRIAQLSQEAQKFAADTEAKLKEAQAQLQARTKKAQDLELALENAQSTRARAEKDLNARVAAAETKANEAAAKLATAQKERKDLEARQAKELEDLNAKQKAELERREAIKAQEVARLQTSVQEKSKALKVAELELARYKTKAPAAAAPAAKGAKATEDEHLAATVQANPVIPAAARPPAKAAAKPAAKKAAATPVPVDEEAPERTMVMQLPTAPEGGEDDWTALVDELDK from the coding sequence ATGGAGCGTCGCGTCCTCATCGTCGAAAGCCAGAACGACTTCGCACTCAGCATGGCCTCCGTGCTCAAGAGCGCGGGCTACAACACGGCCATGGCCACCACTGCGTCAGACGCGCAGCGGGAGCTGGAGAAGCGCCGACCCGACCTCGTGGTCGTGCGCGCGGAGCTGCCGGACCAGTCCGGCTTCGCTCTCTGTGGGCAGATCAAGAAGGGCAAGTGGGGCCAGAACCTGAAGGTCCTCCTGCTCTCCTCCGACTCCGGCGTGGAGGGTCTGAACAAACACCGTGAGACGCCGGCCGCCGCGGACGGCTACCTCGTCATCCCCTTCGAGATGGGCGAGCTGGCCTCCATGAGCGCGGGCATCGTGCCGCCCGGCTCCGATGAGACGGACGCGGACCTGGACGCCGCGCTCTCCGGCGCACCGCGTGAAGCCCCGCCGCCCATGCCCGGCGTGCGCACGGGCGCCCCGCCGAAGCTGCCCAAGCGTGAGCGCCGCAGCGCGATGACGGACGAGGACAAGGCCTTCATGGACCGGGCCTTCTCGTCCATCGCGGACCGCAAGGCGGAGCTGCTCGCGGAGTCGCGCCAGCTCAAGCGCCCGCCCCCGCGCCGCGAGCTGATGGGCACGCCCGAGGGGAAGATCCAGATCCTCCGGGACGAGCTGAAGACGCGGGAAGCCCAGCTCGCGCGCCTGTCGGAAATCTGGAGCGTCCGCGAGCGCGAGCTGCTCTCCGTCGAGGACCGCCTCCACGAGAAGGACGTGGAGCTGCAGGGCCTGAAGATGCAGGTGGACGACCTGCTGCGGCGCTTCAACGACGCGCAGCAGTCCATCGTCCAGAAGGAGCGCGAGCACGGCGCCACCGTCGACGACCTGCTCCTCCAGAAGTTCTCCTCGGAGAAGGACCTCATCGAGGTCGTCGCCTCCAAGGAGAAGGACATCAACGTCCTGCGCAAGGAGGTCAACCTCCGCGACGAGGAGCTGGCCCGGCGCGGCACGGACCTGGAGAACTGGCGCAACGAGTTCGACAAGCTGGAGAAGCACCTCGGCGTCGTCACGCTGGAGTTCGAGGTCAAGGAGCAGAAGCTCCAGGACACCGTCCGCGCCAACGAGGCGGACATCCTCCAGCTGCGCGAGCGCGGCGACCAGTTCGAGTCGGAGCTGTCCCGCACCGTCAGCGAGCGCGACCAGCGCTACGCGGAGCTCGACGGCGAGTTGCAGGCCCTCCAGGAGCGGCTGACCCAGACCGAGCAGGAGCGCGACGCCACCGTGCGCGGCCTGGAGGCCCGGGCCACCACCGCGGAGGAGCACGCCAGCCGCTCGGACGCGGAGATTGAACGCCTCAACGCCGAGCGCGCCGCCCTGGAGCAGCGCCTCACGCAGCAGGTGGCGGACCTGGAGTCCGACATCGCCCGCGTCACCGGCGAGCGCGACCAGCTCCGGCTGGACAAAGACGCCCTTGAAGCGGACCTCACGCAGCGCGTGGAGGAGCGGGACGGGAAGATCGCCGCGCTCGACCGCGAGCTGCAGGAGACCATCGCCCGCAACGAGAACAGCGAGGCGGAGCTCAACGCCACCATCCAGCAGCACCGTGAGCGCATCGGTGAGCTGGAAGGCGAAGTCGAGGCCGTCAAGACGCACCTGGAGGACCGCGAGAACGAGCTGACCGGCGAGCTCCAGGCGCTCCAGCAGGCCAAGGACGCGCTGGAGCAGGACCTCACCAGCCAGTTGGAGGACCTGCGCGCGGCGAAGGACGCCCTGGAGGCGGACCTCAACGGCCAGATTCAGGCGCTCACCGAGCAGCTGGACGCGGCCCAGCGCCAGGGCGAACAGCTCTCCGCGCGCGTGGCCTCGCTCGAGGACACCGTCGCCCAGCGCGACGGCACCATCGAGGGCTTGCAGACCGACGTCGCCGACCGCGACGCGCGCATCTCCGAGCTGACCGGCAACCTGGAGGCCACGACCCAGCAACTCACCGAGACGCAGGGCACGCTCTCCAGCACGGAAGCCACCCTCGCGGAGACGCGCGGCGAGCTGGAGGCCACCAGCCAGCAGCTCTCCGAGACGCAGAACACGCTCTCCAGCACCGAGGGCACGCTCGCGGAGACGCGCGGCGAGCTGGAGGCCACCAGCCAGCAGCTCTCCGAGACGCAGACGACGCTCGCGCGGACGGAGGAGACGCTCTCCACCACGCGCGGCGAGCTGGAGGCCACCAGCCAGACGCTGGCCACCACCGAGGCGACGCTCGCGCAGACGCAGGAGACGCTGGCGCGTACGGAGGGCACGCTCGCCGACACGCAGGCGACGCTGTCCAGCACCGAAGGCACGCTCGCGGAGACGCGCGGCGAGCTGGAGGCCACCAGCCAGACCCTCGCGGACACCCAGTCCCGGCTCGCGCAGACGGAGGAGACGCTCTCCACCACGCGCGGTGAGCTGGAGGCCACCAGCCAGACCCTCTCCGACACGCAGGCGACGCTCTCCAGCACGGAGGGCACGCTCGCGGAGACGCGCGGTGAGCTGGAGGCCACCAGCCAGACGCTGACGGAGACCCAGTCCAAGCTCGCGCAGACGGAGGCCACGCTCGCGTCCACCCAGGGCGAGCTGGAGGCCACCAGCCAGACGCTGGCCACCACCGAGGCGACGCTCGCGCAGACGCAGGAGACGCTGGCGCGCACGGAAGGCACGCTCGCCGACACGCAGGCGACGCTGTCCAGCACGGAAGGCACGCTCGCGGAGACGCGCGGCGAGCTTGAGGCCACCAGCCAGACGCTCACGCAGACCCAGGACACCCTGGAGACGACGCGCGGCGACTTGGCAAAGGTCACCTCGCACCGCGACGAGCTGGACGCGGAGCTGAACGAGACCCGCGACATCCTCCAGGAGACCAACGGCCTCCTCGCCCGCACCACCGAGGAGCGCGACGCGCGCATCGCGGAGCTGCAGGCGCTCAATCAGGCCAAGGACGCGCTGGAGCAGGACCTCACGGGCCAGATTGGCCAGCTGCGCGCGGACCTGTCGGAGACGCAGGGGCTCTACGACGCCGAGCGCACCGCCCACGCGGCGCTCGCGGAGGAGACCACCGCGCGCATCAACGCCCTCACCGGCGAGCGCGACAACCTGTTCGCGGAGCTGAACGCCACCTCGCAGCAGCTGTCCGACACCCAGGGCCAGCTCGCCAGCACCCAGGACGCGCTGGCCCGCGAGGAGCAGGCCCACGCCCAGGCCCGCCAGGCCGCCGCCAGCATGCAGGCGGAGCTCACGCGCCAGCTCACCGAGGCCCAGGCCAACGGCGAGGACCTGGCCGAACAGCTCATCGTCACCAAGCACGAGCTGGGCACGCGCGTGTCGGAAGTCACGCAGCTGTCCTCCAAGCTCGCGCAGACGGAGGACGCGCGGCACGACCTGGAGGACCGCCTCCAGACGCTCACCCACGAGTCGCAGCGCCGTGAGGAGCTCCTCCAGAACGAGGTCGACACCAAGGGCAAGGAGCTGTCGGACACGCTCCGCAAGCTCACGCACGTGACGCAGGAGAAGATGCGTCAGGCGGAGGTGCTCAACCGCGAGGTCGCCACCCGCACGGATCAGATCAAACAGCTGGAAGGCCAGCTGGAGGCCCAGGCCGCCGAGGCGAAGAAGCAGGCGGACGCGCTCAACCAGCAGCTGGGCAACGTCTCCGGCGAGCTGGACGGGGCGCGCAAGGCCATCGCGGACCGCGACTCGCAGCTGCAGCAGGCCGCGCAACAGGCGAAGAAGCTCACCAGCGAGCGCGACGGACTGGCCGGCCAGCTCCAGCAGGCCCAGGCCCAGGCCCAAGCGCAGGCCCAGCAGGCGCAGGCCGCCGCCGCCGAGGCGAAGAAGCAGGCCGACGACCTGTCCTCGAGGCTCGCGAAGGCGGATCAGCGCATCGCGCAGCTCTCCCAGGAGGCCCAGAAGTTCGCCGCCGACACGGAGGCGAAGCTCAAGGAGGCCCAGGCCCAGCTGCAGGCCCGCACCAAGAAGGCCCAGGACCTGGAGCTGGCGCTGGAGAACGCCCAGAGCACCCGCGCCCGCGCGGAGAAGGACCTCAACGCCCGCGTCGCCGCGGCGGAGACCAAGGCCAACGAAGCGGCCGCGAAGCTCGCCACGGCGCAGAAGGAGCGCAAGGACCTGGAGGCCCGTCAGGCGAAGGAGCTGGAGGACCTCAACGCCAAGCAGAAGGCGGAGCTCGAGCGCCGCGAGGCCATCAAGGCCCAGGAGGTCGCCCGCCTCCAGACGTCCGTCCAGGAGAAGAGCAAGGCGCTCAAGGTCGCGGAGCTGGAGCTGGCCCGCTACAAGACGAAGGCCCCCGCCGCCGCCGCGCCCGCCGCGAAGGGCGCCAAGGCCACCGAGGACGAGCACCTGGCCGCCACGGTCCAGGCGAACCCCGTCATCCCGGCCGCCGCCAGGCCCCCGGCGAAGGCCGCCGCCAAGCCCGCCGCGAAGAAGGCCGCCGCGACCCCCGTCCCCGTGGACGAGGAGGCCCCGGAGCGCACCATGGTGATGCAGCTGCCCACCGCCCCCGAAGGCGGCGAGGACGACTGGACGGCGCTCGTCGACGAGCTCGACAAGTAG